The Gordonia sp. KTR9 genome contains a region encoding:
- a CDS encoding FadD3 family acyl-CoA ligase, which yields MAQTSLHETLPSPTTPAALRRAARTWPDRIALVDGQWDPSSHPRLELTWAQLHSAVRAFAGSLVASGIEAGDRVAIWSPNSFHWPIAALGVHYAGATLVPLNTRYTTGEAVEIIERSGARAVVVSGEFLGADHASELLRDHRASMPAVVVRVPLSPGATGPDGAVDWHEFLERATDDARADADRRADAVSPEDISDILFTSGTTGKSKGVLATHRQTLTGSHGWGANAGLTPDDRYLMVNPYFHTFGYKAGILPSVLFGVTMLPLAVYSPEQAMKLVSDERATVFPGAPTIFQTILDDPKRADHDLSSLRIVITGAAIVPVVLVERLQHDLGVDTVITAYGLTEASGFVSTCTPDDDDTTVANTCGRAFPGMEIRLSDDGEVLARGDMVMVGYLDDPDATAATIDANGWLHTGDIGTIDERGNLTITDRLKDMYICGGFNVYPAEIEQTLARIDGVTESAVVGVPDDRLGEVGRAYLTVRSGTDLDEAQVIAYAREHLANFKIPRSVVFVDEFPRNASGKILKRDLT from the coding sequence ATGGCGCAGACCTCTCTGCACGAGACTCTCCCCTCTCCCACCACACCAGCCGCACTGCGTCGCGCTGCGCGCACCTGGCCCGACCGTATCGCTCTCGTCGACGGCCAGTGGGACCCTTCGTCACATCCGCGACTCGAGTTGACCTGGGCCCAGTTGCACAGCGCGGTCCGCGCCTTCGCCGGTTCACTCGTGGCGTCGGGCATCGAGGCCGGGGACCGGGTCGCCATCTGGTCGCCGAACAGCTTCCACTGGCCGATCGCGGCGCTGGGAGTCCACTACGCCGGCGCCACACTCGTCCCGCTCAACACCCGCTACACCACCGGCGAGGCAGTCGAGATCATCGAACGTTCGGGGGCCCGGGCGGTCGTCGTGTCCGGCGAGTTCCTCGGCGCCGACCACGCGTCGGAACTCCTACGCGATCACCGCGCCTCGATGCCCGCGGTGGTCGTGCGGGTGCCGCTCTCCCCCGGCGCGACAGGACCCGACGGTGCGGTCGACTGGCACGAGTTCCTCGAACGCGCGACCGACGACGCGCGGGCAGATGCCGACCGTCGCGCCGACGCCGTCTCCCCGGAGGACATCTCCGACATCCTCTTCACCTCCGGCACGACCGGGAAGTCCAAGGGCGTGCTGGCAACACACCGGCAGACCCTGACCGGGTCACACGGGTGGGGTGCGAACGCGGGGCTGACCCCCGATGACCGCTATCTGATGGTCAACCCGTACTTCCACACGTTCGGATACAAGGCCGGCATCCTGCCGAGCGTCCTGTTCGGCGTGACCATGCTGCCGCTCGCCGTCTACTCGCCGGAGCAGGCGATGAAGCTCGTGTCCGACGAACGCGCGACGGTCTTCCCGGGCGCTCCCACGATCTTCCAGACCATCCTCGACGACCCCAAGCGCGCCGACCACGACCTCTCGAGCCTGCGCATCGTCATCACCGGCGCCGCCATCGTGCCCGTCGTCCTCGTCGAACGCCTGCAGCACGACCTGGGTGTCGACACCGTCATCACCGCCTACGGCCTGACCGAGGCGAGCGGCTTCGTGTCGACCTGCACGCCCGACGACGACGACACGACGGTGGCCAACACCTGCGGACGCGCGTTCCCCGGCATGGAGATCAGGCTCTCCGACGACGGTGAGGTGCTGGCTCGCGGAGACATGGTGATGGTCGGATACCTCGACGACCCGGACGCCACCGCGGCGACGATCGACGCCAACGGGTGGCTCCACACCGGCGACATCGGGACCATCGACGAGCGCGGCAATCTGACGATCACCGATCGACTCAAGGACATGTACATCTGCGGCGGGTTCAACGTCTATCCCGCGGAGATCGAGCAGACCCTCGCCCGGATCGACGGCGTCACCGAATCGGCGGTCGTCGGCGTACCCGACGATCGCCTCGGCGAGGTGGGCCGCGCCTATCTGACGGTCCGCTCCGGCACCGACCTCGACGAAGCGCAGGTCATCGCATATGCCAGAGAGCACCTCGCCAACTTCAAGATCCCCCGGTCGGTCGTCTTCGTCGACGAGTTCCCCCGCAACGCGTCGGGCAAGATCCTCAAGCGCGACCTCACCTAG
- a CDS encoding type IV toxin-antitoxin system AbiEi family antitoxin domain-containing protein — MTEDPRAMIAAHDGVFTTRQLLDVGVSADRIRHRVATGEWVRVARGVFRVGDRTVDDRMRMRLAVLRAGPDAALASSAAAWWHGIVPQVPASPVVVAPHGRHGSPVDGARIWHRNVDRRDLTEVDGLAVTALELTVLDASVESGVKVMDSALLNKKVTVAALDVVQRRNAGRRGSPRARAMLEAMSSGARSEAERITATLLRGSGLTGWSANTPACGYVLDFAFMASKIAIEIDGMAFHSDAVAFQRDRTRQNDLVANGWTVLRFTWQDVTARPAWVLAQVRTALRRKSVA, encoded by the coding sequence GTGACCGAGGACCCACGCGCGATGATCGCGGCCCACGACGGCGTGTTCACGACCCGGCAGTTGCTCGACGTAGGCGTGTCCGCCGACAGGATCCGACATCGCGTCGCCACCGGCGAGTGGGTCCGGGTCGCCAGGGGTGTCTTCCGAGTCGGCGACCGGACGGTCGATGACCGGATGCGGATGCGGCTCGCCGTGCTGCGTGCCGGGCCGGACGCCGCTCTTGCGAGCTCGGCCGCGGCGTGGTGGCACGGCATCGTCCCCCAGGTCCCCGCGTCCCCCGTGGTGGTCGCACCGCACGGTCGGCACGGGTCACCGGTCGACGGCGCGCGGATCTGGCATCGCAACGTCGACCGCCGGGACCTCACAGAGGTCGACGGATTGGCCGTGACCGCGCTCGAGCTGACGGTTCTCGACGCATCGGTGGAATCGGGGGTGAAAGTGATGGACTCCGCGCTGCTGAACAAGAAGGTCACCGTCGCCGCGCTCGACGTTGTCCAGCGTCGGAACGCCGGGCGTCGAGGCTCTCCGAGAGCGCGCGCGATGCTCGAGGCGATGTCCTCGGGCGCGAGGTCCGAGGCGGAACGAATCACCGCCACACTGCTGCGCGGTTCCGGACTGACGGGATGGTCGGCGAACACGCCCGCCTGCGGTTATGTCCTGGACTTCGCCTTCATGGCGTCGAAGATCGCCATCGAGATCGACGGCATGGCCTTCCACAGCGACGCCGTCGCCTTCCAACGGGACCGGACCCGCCAGAACGACCTCGTCGCGAACGGTTGGACCGTCCTGCGCTTCACCTGGCAGGACGTCACCGCCCGCCCGGCCTGGGTGCTGGCCCAGGTCCGAACGGCCCTGCGTCGGAAATCCGTAGCGTGA
- the lysS gene encoding lysine--tRNA ligase — protein MTGPDRVRGVSDSPTSTATPEATDEQTPEQLRIRREKRERILAEGREAYPVSIPRTHSLGEIRAAYPDLEAGTETGQHVGVTGRVIFLRNKGKLCFATLQEGDGTQLQAMVSFNGVGEEALARWKSEVDLGDIVFISGEVISSRTGELSVMADGWQMASKSLRPLPVAHKDMNEETRVRQRYVDLIMRPEARSIARTRISVIAELRAALGRRGFLEVETPMLQTLHGGAAARPFVTHSNAFDIDLFLRIAPELFLKRCVVGGIERVFEINRNFRNEGADSTHSPEFAMLETYQAYGTYDDSAVMIRELVQEVSQAALGTQTPTMPDGSTYDLSGEWTALEMYPSLSEALGEQIVPAGADGETTVEELLAIAARVGLEIPKDKGYGHGKLVEELWEHMVGEKLDRPVFVRDFPVETSPLVRAHRSVTGVVEKWDLYVRGFELATGYSELVDPVIQRERFADQARLAAAGDDEAMVLDEEFLAAMEYGMPPTTGTGMGIDRLLMALTGLGIRDTILFPLVKPRT, from the coding sequence ATGACCGGCCCCGATAGGGTGCGTGGGGTGAGTGACAGCCCGACCAGCACCGCCACCCCCGAAGCGACCGACGAGCAGACTCCCGAGCAGTTGCGCATCCGCCGCGAGAAGCGTGAGCGGATCCTGGCCGAGGGCCGCGAGGCATACCCGGTCTCCATCCCGCGCACCCACAGTCTCGGCGAGATCCGCGCGGCCTATCCCGACCTCGAGGCCGGTACCGAGACCGGTCAGCACGTCGGCGTCACCGGGCGCGTGATCTTTCTGCGCAACAAAGGCAAGCTGTGTTTCGCGACGCTGCAGGAGGGCGACGGCACCCAGCTGCAGGCGATGGTCAGCTTCAACGGTGTCGGCGAGGAAGCGCTGGCGCGGTGGAAGTCCGAGGTGGACCTGGGTGACATCGTGTTCATCTCCGGCGAGGTCATCAGTTCGCGCACCGGTGAACTGTCGGTGATGGCCGACGGCTGGCAGATGGCATCGAAGTCGTTGCGTCCGTTGCCCGTCGCCCACAAGGACATGAACGAGGAGACCCGGGTCCGGCAGCGTTACGTCGACCTCATCATGCGTCCGGAGGCGCGCAGTATCGCCCGCACCCGGATCTCGGTGATCGCCGAACTCCGTGCGGCTCTGGGCCGTCGGGGATTCCTCGAGGTCGAGACCCCGATGTTGCAGACCCTGCACGGCGGGGCGGCGGCACGTCCCTTCGTGACGCATTCCAACGCCTTCGACATCGATCTGTTCCTGCGCATCGCGCCGGAGCTGTTCCTGAAGCGCTGCGTGGTCGGCGGCATCGAGCGCGTCTTCGAGATCAACCGCAACTTCCGCAACGAGGGTGCCGACTCCACCCATTCGCCGGAGTTCGCGATGCTCGAGACCTATCAGGCCTACGGCACCTACGACGACTCCGCGGTCATGATCCGCGAACTGGTGCAAGAGGTGTCGCAGGCCGCGCTCGGCACCCAAACGCCGACCATGCCGGACGGTTCCACCTATGACCTGTCCGGCGAGTGGACCGCGCTGGAGATGTACCCGTCGCTGTCCGAGGCGCTCGGCGAGCAGATCGTCCCCGCGGGCGCCGACGGTGAGACCACCGTCGAGGAGTTGCTCGCCATCGCGGCACGCGTCGGACTCGAGATCCCGAAGGACAAGGGTTACGGGCACGGCAAGCTCGTCGAGGAACTGTGGGAACACATGGTCGGCGAGAAGCTGGACCGGCCGGTCTTCGTCCGCGACTTCCCGGTCGAGACCTCGCCGCTGGTCCGTGCGCACCGGTCGGTGACCGGCGTCGTCGAGAAGTGGGACCTGTATGTGCGCGGCTTCGAGCTGGCGACCGGATACTCCGAACTCGTCGACCCCGTCATCCAGCGCGAGCGCTTCGCCGACCAGGCCCGCCTGGCCGCCGCCGGCGACGACGAGGCGATGGTCCTCGACGAGGAGTTCCTCGCCGCGATGGAGTACGGCATGCCGCCGACCACCGGCACCGGTATGGGCATCGACCGCCTGCTGATGGCCCTCACCGGCCTCGGTATCCGCGACACCATCCTGTTCCCGCTGGTGAAGCCCCGCACCTAA
- a CDS encoding FAD-dependent oxidoreductase, translated as MKVVVVGAGIAGLCTAAGLASTGARVTVVERAPEVRGGGAGLSIFENGMRALDSLGLRSVIGEAPVPTPPASGTRTPDGRWLSRFDPASLTDMRVVRRADLHAALLGAVAGVADIRTGSGFEEIAPGNSVVRLADGTEIDGCDLIVGADGLRSRVRGAIVADPGVRRCGYAAWRAVTSSPVAVDAAGETTGRGARFGIAPLADGHVYWFASVSDAGDGAEGGLDEVRQRFSGWHRPIGELLDATDPATVGYLPIEELASPLPTFVGAGRPCGSVLVGDAAHAMTPNLGQGANQAMEDAATLVALLRRSGHSGLDDALRAYDRLRRPRTQRIARQASMIGRVGQMRAAPAVWARDLALRMTPDAVLNAQMRRVQQWQPPEV; from the coding sequence GTGAAGGTCGTGGTGGTGGGTGCGGGGATCGCCGGGCTGTGCACGGCGGCCGGTCTGGCGTCGACGGGGGCGCGTGTCACGGTCGTCGAGCGGGCGCCGGAGGTTCGGGGCGGGGGCGCGGGACTGAGCATCTTCGAAAACGGAATGCGCGCGCTCGACTCGCTCGGGCTGCGATCGGTGATCGGTGAGGCCCCGGTGCCGACCCCGCCGGCAAGCGGAACGCGGACACCGGACGGACGCTGGCTCAGTCGCTTCGATCCGGCGTCGCTCACCGACATGCGCGTGGTCCGCCGTGCCGACCTCCACGCGGCCCTGCTCGGCGCCGTCGCAGGTGTCGCGGACATCCGGACGGGTTCCGGGTTCGAGGAGATCGCCCCCGGGAACAGTGTCGTACGCCTGGCCGACGGAACAGAGATCGACGGGTGCGACCTGATCGTCGGCGCGGACGGGTTGCGCAGCCGGGTGCGTGGCGCGATCGTCGCGGACCCGGGCGTCCGCAGGTGTGGATACGCCGCGTGGCGGGCGGTCACGTCGTCCCCGGTGGCGGTCGACGCGGCCGGCGAGACGACCGGTCGCGGAGCGCGCTTCGGGATCGCGCCGCTGGCTGACGGTCACGTCTACTGGTTCGCCTCGGTGTCGGACGCCGGAGACGGCGCCGAAGGTGGTCTCGATGAAGTGCGGCAACGGTTTTCGGGTTGGCACCGGCCGATCGGCGAACTGCTCGACGCCACCGACCCGGCGACCGTCGGTTACCTCCCGATCGAGGAGCTCGCCTCGCCGCTGCCGACCTTCGTGGGAGCAGGCCGGCCATGTGGGAGCGTTCTCGTCGGCGACGCCGCGCATGCGATGACCCCGAATCTGGGCCAAGGGGCCAACCAGGCGATGGAGGACGCGGCCACCCTGGTGGCCTTGCTCCGACGGTCGGGCCACAGCGGCCTCGACGACGCCCTGCGGGCCTACGACCGCCTGCGGCGCCCGCGGACCCAGCGCATCGCACGGCAGGCGTCGATGATCGGGCGGGTCGGGCAGATGCGTGCCGCGCCCGCCGTCTGGGCCCGTGACCTCGCATTGCGGATGACGCCCGACGCCGTCCTGAATGCGCAGATGCGACGCGTGCAGCAGTGGCAGCCGCCTGAGGTGTGA
- a CDS encoding TetR/AcrR family transcriptional regulator → MLLDAGITLIGTVGIRQASARAVEDASGVPHGSVRHHFGGQSGFLAALVEHVFLGDRAADGESTHEVIVRWLGADRVRTRARYELMLLSTRDEELRRAMVGHRDRYVDGLVDGGLSRGEARQLVAALDGLVLDALLRNSDGTDADHDPTPLLRAFR, encoded by the coding sequence GTGCTGCTCGACGCCGGCATCACCCTCATCGGCACGGTGGGGATCCGCCAGGCGTCCGCGCGCGCCGTCGAGGACGCGTCGGGCGTGCCGCACGGGAGCGTTCGTCACCATTTCGGCGGTCAGAGCGGCTTTCTCGCGGCGCTCGTCGAACACGTCTTTCTCGGCGACCGGGCCGCCGACGGCGAGTCGACGCACGAGGTGATCGTCCGCTGGCTGGGCGCCGACCGAGTCCGGACCAGGGCCCGCTACGAGCTCATGCTCCTGTCGACTCGTGACGAGGAGCTGCGACGGGCCATGGTCGGGCACCGCGACCGCTACGTCGACGGGCTCGTCGACGGCGGACTGTCCCGCGGCGAGGCCCGGCAGCTGGTCGCCGCGCTCGACGGCCTGGTCCTCGACGCACTGCTGCGCAACTCCGACGGCACCGACGCCGACCACGATCCCACTCCCCTGCTCCGCGCGTTCCGCTGA
- a CDS encoding alpha/beta fold hydrolase → MSCESGTPESYLRFLPEPWRSEAAGVAAESTWWAWPSSSGRPCGDVDVHVLRARRSAAPLRVLLLHGGGGHSALVWPLGAILANEGFEVLAPDLPQYGRTRVSDTGRVRYQDWVDLVADLVAAETEDDPRPLVVLGASLGGMLAYEVADRTGRVAAVVATCLLDLAGDPAARRAVARTPVLARLVPLMPVLARVGALARVRFPIRWVAPMSAMSLDPELSRACLDDRLGAGSSVSLGFLSDLMTHDVPDPEGYRGPRVLLVHPAADSWTPPEISVRFARRMAARTDIHLLTGCGHFPVEQPGVDELAEHLRALAVDLVGTA, encoded by the coding sequence ATGAGCTGCGAATCCGGAACCCCCGAATCCTACCTTCGCTTCCTGCCCGAACCGTGGCGATCCGAAGCCGCCGGGGTCGCGGCCGAATCCACCTGGTGGGCGTGGCCGTCGAGCTCCGGGCGGCCGTGCGGGGACGTGGACGTGCACGTCCTGCGGGCGCGCCGAAGTGCCGCACCGCTGCGCGTGCTGCTGCTGCACGGAGGTGGCGGCCACAGCGCCCTGGTCTGGCCGCTGGGCGCGATCCTCGCGAACGAGGGGTTCGAGGTCCTCGCCCCCGATCTGCCGCAGTACGGGCGCACCCGGGTGAGCGATACCGGGCGGGTCCGCTATCAGGACTGGGTCGACCTGGTCGCCGACCTCGTGGCGGCGGAGACCGAGGACGACCCGCGTCCGCTCGTCGTGCTGGGCGCGAGCCTCGGCGGCATGCTCGCCTACGAGGTCGCCGACCGAACGGGGCGTGTCGCCGCGGTCGTCGCGACGTGCCTGCTGGATCTGGCCGGTGACCCGGCTGCGCGTCGAGCAGTTGCGCGCACGCCGGTGCTCGCACGACTGGTCCCGCTGATGCCGGTGCTCGCCCGGGTCGGGGCTCTCGCGCGCGTGCGGTTCCCGATCCGCTGGGTGGCGCCGATGTCGGCGATGAGTCTCGACCCGGAGCTGTCCCGGGCGTGCCTCGACGACCGGCTGGGTGCCGGATCGTCGGTGTCGCTGGGGTTCCTGTCGGACCTGATGACGCACGACGTGCCGGACCCAGAGGGGTACCGGGGTCCGCGCGTGCTGCTGGTCCACCCGGCGGCGGACTCCTGGACGCCGCCGGAGATCAGTGTGCGTTTCGCGCGACGGATGGCGGCGCGCACCGACATCCACCTGCTGACCGGGTGCGGGCACTTCCCGGTCGAACAGCCAGGCGTCGACGAGCTGGCCGAACACCTCCGCGCGCTGGCCGTCGATCTCGTCGGGACGGCCTGA
- a CDS encoding TetR/AcrR family transcriptional regulator, with the protein MRKRPRQQRSSFTVDLILEATTQLLDTEGAELTTNRIAEKAGVSVGSVYQYFGDKQAIFDELALRHLDAAGQAITAILDAHPAGSRPWPEVMRAVIEVAVHENSTHGRAHGRLRELADPARLAAGYTALVDSLIERLSAHLVADGWTADSAVTDLRLAFAAVDAQVHQLAGTDLAGGELTDRITAYTEAALRGDR; encoded by the coding sequence ATGCGCAAAAGGCCACGGCAGCAACGCTCCTCGTTCACCGTCGACCTGATCCTCGAGGCGACCACTCAACTTCTCGACACCGAGGGCGCGGAACTGACGACCAACCGCATCGCCGAGAAGGCCGGGGTGTCGGTCGGCTCGGTCTACCAGTACTTCGGCGACAAGCAGGCGATCTTCGACGAACTCGCACTCCGCCATCTGGACGCCGCCGGCCAGGCGATCACCGCGATTCTCGACGCCCACCCCGCCGGTTCGCGTCCGTGGCCGGAGGTGATGCGCGCGGTGATCGAGGTGGCGGTGCACGAGAACTCGACCCACGGCCGTGCCCACGGACGCCTGCGTGAACTGGCCGACCCGGCACGCCTCGCAGCCGGGTACACCGCCCTCGTGGACAGCCTGATCGAGCGGCTGAGCGCTCATCTCGTCGCCGACGGCTGGACGGCGGACTCCGCGGTCACCGACCTACGGCTCGCGTTCGCGGCGGTCGACGCCCAGGTCCATCAGCTGGCCGGCACCGACCTGGCCGGCGGCGAACTGACCGACCGCATCACGGCCTACACCGAGGCCGCACTCCGCGGGGACCGGTGA
- a CDS encoding type III pantothenate kinase, protein MLLTVDVGNTNIHLGVYAGVGDHARLVRDWRIHTDPHYTADELAWAFRGMLGDDIDQVTGVSALSTVPSLLRELRVMVPRYFGNGPHVLLEPGVRTGVPLLVDNPKEVGTDRVSNCLAAHHEFGGPCIVVAFGTATVVDAVSASGEFLGGAIAPGVNLAVEALSEHTVTVRKVELMPPRGVLGKNTVEALQSGILYGFAGQVDGLVDRVCDTVPGFDGDDVTVVATGYLAPLMFDECRSLTDHHPHLTLEGLRLVHERAKANPRRGK, encoded by the coding sequence ATGCTGCTCACCGTCGACGTCGGGAACACCAACATCCATCTCGGCGTGTACGCGGGGGTGGGGGATCACGCACGTCTGGTGCGTGACTGGCGAATCCACACCGACCCGCACTACACCGCCGACGAACTGGCGTGGGCGTTCCGCGGCATGCTCGGCGACGACATCGACCAGGTCACCGGTGTGAGCGCGTTGTCGACGGTGCCGTCGCTCCTGCGCGAGCTCCGCGTCATGGTGCCGCGCTACTTCGGCAACGGTCCGCACGTGCTGCTCGAACCAGGCGTGCGCACCGGCGTTCCGCTCCTGGTCGACAATCCCAAGGAGGTCGGCACCGACCGGGTCTCCAATTGTCTGGCCGCACATCATGAATTCGGCGGGCCCTGCATCGTGGTCGCGTTCGGCACGGCAACGGTCGTCGACGCGGTGTCCGCGTCGGGCGAGTTCCTCGGCGGGGCGATCGCGCCCGGGGTGAATCTCGCTGTCGAGGCCCTCTCCGAGCACACGGTGACCGTTCGCAAGGTCGAGCTCATGCCGCCGCGCGGCGTGCTCGGCAAGAACACGGTCGAGGCGCTGCAGTCGGGCATCCTCTACGGCTTCGCCGGTCAGGTGGACGGCCTGGTCGACCGTGTCTGCGACACCGTCCCCGGATTCGACGGCGACGATGTGACCGTCGTCGCGACCGGCTACCTCGCACCGCTCATGTTCGACGAATGCCGTTCGCTCACCGATCATCACCCGCATCTGACCCTGGAGGGTCTGCGCCTGGTCCACGAACGGGCCAAGGCCAATCCGCGTCGCGGAAAGTGA
- the panD gene encoding aspartate 1-decarboxylase has protein sequence MLRTMMTSKIHRATVTQADLHYVGSVTIDSDLLDAAGLLEGEQVTIVDIDNGARLVTYAIAGERGSGVIGINGAAAHLVHPGDLVIIIAYSMLDAAELREYSPNVVFVDAQNRIVTTGDDPADVPEGSGLLDPRHLDSPIFADASL, from the coding sequence ATGTTGCGCACCATGATGACCTCGAAGATCCACCGCGCCACCGTGACCCAGGCCGATCTGCACTATGTCGGTTCGGTCACCATCGACTCCGACCTGCTCGATGCCGCGGGCCTGCTCGAGGGCGAGCAGGTCACCATCGTCGACATCGACAACGGTGCCCGGCTCGTGACCTACGCGATCGCCGGTGAGCGTGGCAGCGGTGTCATCGGGATCAACGGCGCGGCAGCGCATCTCGTCCACCCGGGCGATCTCGTCATCATCATCGCCTACAGCATGCTCGACGCGGCCGAACTGCGTGAGTACTCGCCGAACGTCGTGTTCGTCGACGCGCAGAACCGCATCGTGACCACGGGCGACGACCCGGCCGACGTGCCCGAGGGGTCGGGTCTGCTGGACCCGCGTCACCTCGACAGTCCGATCTTCGCCGACGCCTCGCTCTGA
- the panC gene encoding pantoate--beta-alanine ligase, translating into MSGPLEQQPTYSAGRMTVHREPASLTRVTRALRASGKRVVLVPTMGALHAGHLELVRAAKAKGNTVVVVSIFVNPLQFGAGEDLDAYPRTLDADLALLEPLGVELVFAPSASSMYPNGPRTTVHPGEAGGILDGVSRPTHFSGMLTVVLKLLNIVGPNAAFFGEKDYQQLVLIKQMVTDLNLDVDIVGVPTVRESDGLAMSSRNRYLTPEQRELATAISASLVAGAHAAEGGRDAILAAAQSVLATVPEIEVDYLALRGRQLDEPPEKGPGRLLVAARLGNARLIDNVGVTVGGVAALEEELAWTNATTTTTEGR; encoded by the coding sequence GTGAGCGGCCCGCTCGAGCAACAGCCCACCTACTCGGCCGGGCGGATGACCGTGCATCGTGAGCCGGCGTCCCTGACCCGCGTCACCCGCGCGCTCCGCGCGTCGGGCAAGCGCGTCGTGCTCGTTCCGACCATGGGCGCCCTGCACGCCGGCCATCTCGAACTCGTCCGGGCCGCCAAGGCGAAGGGCAACACGGTCGTCGTGGTGTCCATCTTCGTCAACCCCCTGCAATTCGGCGCCGGCGAGGACCTCGACGCCTATCCGCGCACCCTCGACGCCGACCTCGCGCTGCTGGAGCCGCTGGGCGTCGAGTTGGTCTTCGCGCCGTCCGCGTCGTCGATGTACCCGAACGGCCCGCGTACGACGGTCCACCCGGGGGAGGCGGGCGGAATCCTGGACGGGGTCTCGCGTCCGACGCACTTCTCGGGGATGCTGACCGTGGTCCTCAAGCTACTCAACATCGTCGGACCGAACGCGGCGTTCTTCGGCGAGAAGGACTATCAGCAGCTGGTGCTCATCAAGCAGATGGTGACCGATCTGAACCTCGACGTCGACATCGTGGGGGTTCCGACCGTTCGCGAATCCGACGGGCTGGCCATGTCGTCGCGCAACCGCTACCTCACCCCGGAGCAGCGCGAGCTGGCGACGGCCATCTCGGCGTCGCTCGTCGCGGGCGCCCATGCGGCCGAGGGCGGCCGGGACGCCATTCTGGCTGCCGCGCAGTCGGTGCTGGCCACGGTGCCCGAGATCGAGGTCGACTATCTCGCCCTGCGCGGACGCCAGCTCGACGAACCGCCGGAGAAGGGACCGGGACGATTGCTCGTCGCGGCGCGGCTCGGCAACGCGCGCCTGATCGACAACGTCGGTGTGACGGTCGGCGGAGTCGCCGCGCTCGAAGAAGAACTTGCCTGGACCAATGCCACCACAACCACGACAGAGGGACGATGA
- a CDS encoding Rossmann-like and DUF2520 domain-containing protein, whose translation MTSPSGDAGMPSARRTGGDDSFGDDLHAHHPFADDAYPRSASTDPFAGMTNLPAPARLTVGLVSAGRVGTALGEALEKAGHVVGAVVARSPESRGRAARRLPDSEILDLDEVVARSELLLVSVPDATLGAVVDEIAASDSLRPGTIVAHTAGAHGVAVLQPLTDRGALAIALHPAMTFVGSEDDTARLTNACFAITAADAVGEAIASSLVLEMGGDPVRIAEADRTLYHAALAHGANHLIALISDAVVALNAAIDHSGRDTATVDGHGNRLAERILGPLVAASLRNVLELGPSALTGPVARGDAPAVTRHLAALRTVPGGTGPHGIADAYRTLARRAADHTHAPKALIDALEDR comes from the coding sequence GTGACCTCACCGAGCGGTGATGCCGGTATGCCGTCTGCACGGCGGACCGGTGGCGATGACTCCTTCGGCGATGATCTGCACGCCCATCACCCGTTCGCGGACGACGCGTATCCCCGGTCCGCTTCCACCGATCCGTTTGCCGGCATGACGAACCTGCCGGCCCCCGCCCGACTCACCGTCGGTCTCGTGTCTGCCGGCCGCGTCGGAACGGCGTTGGGTGAGGCACTGGAGAAGGCCGGGCACGTGGTCGGCGCCGTCGTCGCCCGCTCGCCCGAGTCCCGTGGCCGCGCCGCGCGCCGGCTCCCCGATTCCGAGATCCTCGATCTCGACGAGGTCGTCGCACGGTCCGAGCTGTTACTGGTCAGCGTGCCCGACGCGACCCTGGGTGCCGTCGTCGACGAGATCGCCGCGTCCGATTCGCTCCGGCCCGGGACGATCGTCGCGCACACCGCGGGCGCGCACGGAGTGGCCGTGCTGCAACCGCTGACCGATCGCGGGGCCCTCGCGATCGCCCTGCATCCCGCGATGACGTTCGTCGGCTCCGAGGACGACACGGCTCGCCTCACCAATGCCTGCTTCGCGATCACCGCCGCCGACGCGGTGGGTGAGGCGATCGCATCGTCGCTGGTCCTGGAGATGGGCGGCGACCCGGTCCGGATCGCCGAAGCCGATCGCACGCTCTACCACGCCGCCCTCGCGCACGGCGCCAACCATCTGATCGCCCTGATCTCCGACGCGGTCGTCGCGCTCAACGCCGCGATCGACCACTCCGGCCGTGACACCGCGACCGTTGACGGACACGGCAACCGCCTTGCCGAACGCATCCTCGGCCCGCTGGTCGCGGCGTCGCTGCGCAATGTGCTGGAACTGGGGCCGTCGGCACTGACCGGGCCGGTCGCCCGCGGTGACGCGCCCGCGGTCACCCGGCACCTGGCAGCGCTGCGCACCGTTCCCGGCGGGACGGGACCGCACGGTATCGCCGACGCCTACCGCACACTCGCCCGACGCGCCGCGGACCACACCCATGCGCCGAAGGCGTTGATCGACGCACTGGAGGACCGATGA